One Brassica napus cultivar Da-Ae chromosome C2, Da-Ae, whole genome shotgun sequence DNA window includes the following coding sequences:
- the LOC106380586 gene encoding serine/threonine-protein phosphatase BSL1, translating into MGTKPFVHPAPQYKTIETFWDEEEDAPGPRCAHTLTAVAATKTHGPRLILFGGATAIEGGNSSSVPGIRLAGVTNSVHSYDVLTRKWTRLKPAGEPPSPRAAHAAAAVGTMVVFQGGIGPAGHSTDDLYVLDMTNDKYKWHRVVVQGEGPGPRYGHVMDLVSQRYLVTVTGNDGKRALSDAWALDTAQKPYAWQRLNPDGDRPSARMYASGSARSDGMFLLCGGRDTLGVPQGDAYGLLMHRNGQWEWTLAPGVAPSPRYQHAAVFVGARLHVSGGVLRGGRVIDAEACVAVLDTAAGVWLDKNGQVTSARGSKVQMDQDPSFELMRRCRHGAASVGIRIYVHGGLRGDVLLDDFLVAENSTFQSDISSPLSASSDRTQQSSTPRFSYAARPPSGSEPAPSLSEGMSLDENSLEKLTEASAAEAEVASSVWRAAQLSSASLDEEPSASDGSSPTVETITDYPETEGDVRLHPRAVVVAKETVGNLGGMVRQLSLDQFQNESRRMVPVNNSDVPQPTKKFTRQRSPQGLHKKVISALLRPRNWKPPGNRKFFLDSYEVGELCYAAEQIFMHEQTVLQLKAPIKVFGDLHGQFGDLMRLFDEYGFPSTAGDVTYIDYLFLGDYVDRGQHSLETITLLLALKIEYPENVHLIRGNHEAADINALFGFRLECIERLGENDGIWAWTRFNQLFNYLPLAALIENKIICMHGGIGRSISSMEQIEKIERPITMDAGSLILMDLLWSDPTENDSIEGLRPNARGPGLVTFGPDRVTEFCKKNKLQLIIRAHECVMDGFERFAQGQLITLFSATNYCGTANNAGAILVVGRGLVIVPKLIHPLPPPILSPENSPEHSGDDAWMQELNIQRPPTPTRGRPQPDFDRSSLAYI; encoded by the exons ATGGGCACGAAACCGTTTGTACATCCAGCTCCTCAGTACAAAACCATAGAAACCTTTTGGGACGAGGAAGAAGACGCTCCTGGTCCTAGATGCGCTCACACACTTACAGCCGTTGCAGCTACCAAGACTCACGGCCCTCGTCTCATACTCTTCGGCGGCGCCACCGCTATTGAGGGCGGGAACTCTTCCTCCGTACCTGGGATCA GGTTAGCTGGTGTCACCAACTCGGTTCATTCTTATGATGTTCTCACTAGGAAGTGGACAAG GCTTAAACCGGCTGGTGAGCCTCCTTCCCCTAGGGCTGCTCACGCCGCAGCTGCTGTTGGCACCATGGTCGTTTTTCAG GGTGGCATTGGCCCAGCCGGGCATTCTACGGATGATCTTTACGTTCTTGACATGACTAATGATAAGTACAAGTGGCATAG GGTGGTAGTTCAAGGGGAGGGTCCAGGCCCTCGCTATGGTCATGTTATGGATTTAGTTTCTCAGAGGTATCTTGTCACCGTCACCGGAAATGATG GGAAACGAGCTCTCTCTGACGCTTGGGCATTGGATACAGCTCAGAAACCATATGCATGGCAGAGATTGAACCCTGATGGTGACCGACCAAGTGCTAGGAT GTATGCTTCTGGCAGTGCTCGTTCTGATGGCATGTTTTTACTCTGCGGGGGAAGAGACACCTTGGGGGTG CCACAGGGAGATGCTTACGGTTTACTCATGCATAGAAATGGTCAGTGGGAATGGACTCTGGCTCCAGGTGTGGCCCCTTCTCCAAGATACCAGCATGCAGCG GTATTTGTAGGTGCAAGATTGCATGTCAGCGGTGGCGTTCTGAGAGGAGGCCGCGTGATAGATGCTGAAGCATGTGTTGCAG TGCTTGATACTGCTGCCGGTGTATGGTTGGACAAAAATGGGCAAGTGACCTCTGCGCGTGGCAGTAAAGTACAAATGGATCAAGATCCGTCTTTTGAACTTATGAGACGCTGTCGCCATGGTGCTGCATCAGTTGGTATCCGGATCTATGTACATGGTGGTCTTAGAGGAG ATGTGTTGCTTGACGATTTTCTAGTCGCTGAAAATTCAACATTCCAGTCAGACATCAGTTCTCCTCTGTCAGCATCATCAGATAGAACCCAACAAAGCTCTACTCCCAGGTTTTCTTATGCCGCACGACCTCCTTCAGGCTCTGAACCAGCACCCTCCTTATCCGAAGGAATGAG CTTGGATGAAAATTCCTTGGAGAAATTGACGGAGGCTTCTGCGGCCGAAGCCGAAGTAGCTAGTTCTGTTTGGCGAGCTGCACAATTAAGTTCTGCTTCTCTAGATGAAGAACCCTCTGCATCTGATGGCAGCTCTCCAACAGTAGAAACCATTACTGATTATCCTGAAACTGAAGGAGATGTCCGGCTTCATCCAAGAGCT GTTGTGGTAGCAAAGGAGACGGTAGGCAATCTAGGCGGCATGGTGAGACAGCTAAGCTTAGATCAGTTTCAGAACGAGAGCCGGCGGATGGTTCCCGTGAATAATAGCGATGTGCCACAACCCACCAAGAAGTTCACGCGACAGAGGTCTCCTCAAGGCCTGCATAAAAAG GTCATTTCTGCTTTGTTGAGACCACGAAACTGGAAACCTCCTGGGAATAGGAAGTTTTTCTTGGATTCTTACGAAGTTGGGGAACTCTGTTACGCTGCTGAACAAATATTTATGCATGAACAAACGGTTCTTCAGCTAAAAGCTCCTATTAAAGTCTTTGGTGATCTCCATGGGCAATTCGGCGATTTGATGCGGTTGTTTGATGAGTATGGATTCCCTTCAACAGCTGGAGATGTCAC GtatattgattatttatttttgggagATTATGTCGACCGGGGGCAACACAGCCTGGAGACTATAACTTTGCTGCTTGCATTGAAG ATTGAATATCCGGAGAATGTTCACTTGATTCGTGGAAATCACGAGGCTGCTGATATCAATGCCCTATTTGGTTTCCGTCTTGAGTGCATAGAAAGACTG ggAGAGAATGATGGGATCTGGGCGTGGACAAGATTCAATCAACTTTTCAATTATCTTCCCCTGGCTGCTCTCATCGAGAACAAAATTATATGTATGCATGGTGGGATTGGGAGGTCAATCAGTTCAATGGAGCAGATCGAAAAAATCGAAAGGCCAATAACAATGGATGCTGGATCCCTTATTCTTATGGATTTATTATG GTCTGATCCTACAGAGAATGATAGTATAGAGGGTTTGAGACCAAACGCCAGAGGACCCGGACTTGTCACGTTTGGG CCTGATCGAGTTACAGAGTTCTGTAAGAAGAATAAACTACAGCTAATTATCAGAGCCCATGAATGTGTAATGGATGGATTCGAAAGATTTGCACAGGGGCAGTTGATTACGCTTTTCTCGGCCACAAATTACTGCG GAACCGCGAACAATGCGGGAGCTATATTGGTGGTTGGCAGAGGACTGGTGATTGTTCCCAAGCTGATTCATCCTCTTCCACCTCCCATCCTATCTCCAGAGAATTCTCCTGAACATTCTGGAGACGACGCTTGGATGCAG GAGCTAAATATCCAGAGACCGCCTACTCCAACACGAGGGAGGCCACAACCGGACTTTGACAGAAGCTCGCTTGCATACATCTAA